From a single Bacillota bacterium genomic region:
- a CDS encoding extracellular solute-binding protein — protein MLLRRTLYALLAVLMVVTLVTACSVKKDVAGGSTGDNAQTNTQAGKDDKKGTDTDELGLPIVKEPLTLTYFVPLNANAAAVVKNYGEIECMKVIKEKTGIDIEWLHPPAGQEAEQFNLMISTNNLPDMIEYNWTNYAGGPEKALQDGVFIRLNEVIDKYAPNLKKILNDNPQVKKQVTTDSGLIYTFPYLQLDPELEGPFRGFQIRKDWLDKLNLKMPETIDEWYGVLTAFKKNDPNGNGKDDEIPFGAVGGSTGSELRNFMTAWGMTADYGGWYKIDDKIQFAFSQPEYFEFLKTMAKWYKEGLIDPDYAITDAKAFDSKVTTSRIGSYFGYPASRLGRYMTLMEKENPSVKLAGVPYPVLKKGDKPVVGHKNNNFIGIGTVITTKNKHVEESARWLDFRFSKEGHMLLDYGIEGKSYIMKDGVPVYTEEITKNPEGLPISRALAKYCMASWGTPRVHDFQSEKQMQARPEQVEALKVWFIPSKDRNLPPITQSPEESQKYAKIMNEINTFINETENKVIMGVIAIENFNFDEYVKTLKGMGLDEAIKIQQAALDRYNRR, from the coding sequence ATGTTGTTGAGAAGGACTTTATATGCGCTATTGGCAGTATTGATGGTCGTGACATTAGTAACGGCATGTTCGGTGAAAAAGGACGTAGCCGGGGGAAGTACAGGGGATAATGCCCAGACTAATACGCAGGCGGGCAAGGATGATAAAAAAGGCACAGACACAGATGAGCTGGGACTTCCGATAGTAAAGGAACCTTTGACTCTTACTTATTTTGTCCCGCTTAATGCCAATGCTGCCGCTGTTGTCAAGAATTACGGAGAAATTGAGTGCATGAAGGTAATCAAGGAAAAGACAGGCATTGATATTGAGTGGCTGCACCCGCCGGCAGGACAGGAGGCGGAGCAATTTAACCTTATGATAAGCACCAATAACCTGCCCGATATGATTGAATATAACTGGACAAATTATGCGGGAGGACCAGAAAAAGCATTACAGGATGGTGTATTTATAAGGCTGAATGAAGTAATTGACAAGTACGCTCCCAATCTTAAGAAGATATTGAATGATAATCCCCAGGTTAAAAAGCAGGTAACCACGGATAGCGGCCTTATTTATACCTTCCCGTATTTGCAACTGGATCCGGAGCTGGAAGGGCCGTTCAGGGGGTTCCAGATAAGGAAGGACTGGCTGGATAAATTGAATTTGAAAATGCCGGAAACCATTGATGAGTGGTATGGTGTTTTAACGGCCTTCAAGAAAAATGACCCTAACGGCAATGGAAAAGATGACGAGATACCTTTTGGGGCGGTAGGCGGGTCCACAGGTTCTGAATTGAGAAATTTCATGACTGCCTGGGGAATGACAGCGGATTATGGAGGATGGTACAAGATAGATGATAAAATCCAGTTTGCTTTTTCGCAGCCTGAATACTTTGAGTTCCTAAAAACAATGGCAAAATGGTATAAAGAAGGATTAATAGATCCGGATTATGCCATCACTGATGCAAAAGCGTTTGATAGCAAGGTTACAACCAGTAGGATAGGTTCATATTTCGGATATCCGGCTTCACGCCTTGGGAGATATATGACTCTTATGGAGAAAGAAAATCCTAGTGTTAAGCTGGCAGGAGTTCCGTACCCTGTTTTAAAAAAGGGTGATAAACCTGTTGTAGGCCATAAAAACAATAATTTCATTGGTATAGGGACGGTAATAACAACGAAGAACAAGCATGTGGAAGAGTCTGCCAGGTGGCTTGATTTCAGGTTCAGCAAGGAAGGACACATGCTGTTGGATTATGGAATTGAAGGAAAGAGCTATATTATGAAAGACGGTGTTCCTGTATATACCGAGGAAATTACAAAGAATCCGGAGGGGCTACCTATTTCGCGTGCACTAGCAAAATATTGTATGGCATCCTGGGGAACCCCGAGGGTACATGATTTTCAAAGTGAAAAGCAGATGCAGGCCCGTCCTGAACAGGTTGAGGCTCTAAAAGTATGGTTCATACCTTCAAAAGACAGGAACCTGCCTCCCATTACGCAGAGCCCTGAAGAAAGTCAGAAATATGCAAAAATAATGAATGAAATCAATACCTTTATAAATGAAACAGAAAATAAAGTAATTATGGGTGTAATAGCAATAGAG
- a CDS encoding sugar ABC transporter permease: MSVTLKSEINHLSINKKRISTTFIIRQWQKNKYVYIMAVPVLLYYIIFHYWPMYGAIIAFKDFSPSKGILGSPWCGFDHFEMFFTSYYIVRLIRNTLLLSIYNIIFSFPAPIILALMLNEVRNKYYKSLVQTISYLPHFISLVVIIGMVLEFTSREGLINDIIAIFGIERIPFMIDTKWFRSVYIASDIWQSVGWNSIIYLAALSNINPNLYEAANIDGAGRWRQMLNVTLPGIAPTVIILLILRIGNLMSVGYEKIILMYNPTIYETADVISSFVYRKGILEMSYSYSTAIGLFNSIINFLLLILANTVSRNVSETSLW; encoded by the coding sequence ATGAGTGTTACTTTAAAATCAGAGATAAATCATCTGAGTATAAACAAAAAGAGAATCTCTACTACATTTATAATAAGACAGTGGCAAAAAAATAAATATGTCTACATTATGGCTGTTCCTGTTCTGTTGTATTATATAATATTCCACTATTGGCCTATGTATGGAGCAATTATTGCTTTTAAGGATTTTTCGCCTAGCAAAGGTATACTTGGAAGCCCATGGTGCGGTTTTGACCATTTTGAGATGTTTTTTACAAGCTACTATATTGTACGACTAATAAGAAACACATTGCTTTTAAGTATATACAATATCATATTTTCATTTCCTGCTCCAATCATTCTGGCATTGATGCTTAATGAAGTCCGAAATAAATACTATAAAAGCCTTGTCCAGACAATCAGCTACTTGCCTCATTTTATATCTTTAGTTGTTATAATAGGCATGGTACTGGAATTCACTTCAAGAGAAGGGCTGATAAATGATATTATTGCCATATTTGGTATTGAGAGGATACCATTCATGATAGATACTAAATGGTTTAGATCGGTCTATATAGCCTCTGACATATGGCAGAGTGTAGGCTGGAATTCAATTATTTATCTTGCTGCATTATCCAATATTAATCCTAACCTATATGAAGCAGCAAATATTGACGGGGCAGGCAGATGGCGTCAGATGCTAAATGTAACGCTACCAGGAATTGCACCAACAGTTATAATATTGCTGATACTAAGAATAGGCAACCTTATGTCTGTAGGCTACGAAAAGATAATTCTGATGTACAATCCTACAATTTATGAAACAGCAGATGTGATTTCCAGCTTTGTTTACAGAAAAGGAATTCTGGAAATGAGTTACAGCTACTCTACAGCAATAGGCTTATTTAATTCCATTATAAATTTTTTGCTTCTTATTCTGGCAAATACTGTAAGTAGAAATGTAAGCGAGACCAGTCTTTGGTAG
- a CDS encoding carbohydrate ABC transporter permease — MQKRKSISEITFDTINHFILFLLVIITIYPFLYVLFASLSDPLKVLQGGSLLLWPHGFNLDAYKMVFKNPMVMIGYRNTIIYVVTGTAINMLLTSFGAYVLSRRDLYGKSFFMFLIVFTMFFSGGLIPLYLLVNKLNMTNTVWAMVIPGAISTWNLIIMRTSFVSMPESLVESAKMDGANDFYVLFKIILPLSLPIISVMILFYGVSHWNSWFNAMIFLRKRELYPLQLVLREILISNSTDSMTIGITGDVAPVAENIKYATVMVATIPILLIYPFLQKYFVKGVMIGAIKE; from the coding sequence ATGCAGAAGAGAAAAAGCATATCTGAAATTACTTTTGATACCATAAATCACTTTATTTTATTTTTGCTGGTTATAATAACCATATATCCTTTTCTTTATGTTTTATTTGCTTCTTTAAGTGACCCTTTGAAGGTATTGCAGGGCGGTTCACTTCTACTGTGGCCGCACGGGTTTAATCTGGACGCATATAAAATGGTTTTTAAAAATCCAATGGTCATGATAGGATACAGGAATACAATTATATATGTGGTCACAGGCACTGCAATAAATATGCTGTTGACTTCATTCGGTGCGTACGTATTATCCCGCAGAGATTTATACGGAAAAAGCTTCTTCATGTTTTTGATTGTATTTACAATGTTTTTTAGCGGAGGCTTGATCCCGCTATATCTTCTTGTAAACAAGCTTAATATGACAAACACGGTATGGGCTATGGTTATACCGGGTGCTATAAGTACCTGGAATCTTATTATAATGCGGACCTCTTTTGTAAGTATGCCGGAAAGTCTGGTTGAATCGGCGAAAATGGATGGAGCCAATGATTTTTATGTTTTGTTTAAAATTATTTTACCCCTGTCACTGCCCATAATTTCAGTAATGATACTTTTTTATGGAGTTTCGCACTGGAACAGCTGGTTTAATGCAATGATATTTTTGAGAAAAAGAGAATTATATCCCCTTCAACTCGTATTGAGGGAGATATTAATAAGTAACAGTACCGACTCAATGACCATTGGTATAACAGGTGATGTAGCTCCGGTAGCGGAAAATATAAAATATGCTACTGTCATGGTCGCTACCATCCCTATTTTGCTTATATATCCGTTTTTGCAGAAGTATTTTGTTAAAGGTGTAATGATAGGCGCAATTAAAGAATAG